The Rhodospirillaceae bacterium DNA segment TATCGAAAAATTACCGAAGTTCGTCGAAACCGTTCGTAAAGTCGGTCCCGACGGGTTGATCGTGTCGGACCCGGGCGTCTTTCATTATTTGAAGGAAAACGCCCCGGAACTGGAATTGCATGTTTCGACCCAGGCCAACGCCTGTTCATGGCTGACCGTCAAAAGTTGGCAGGCCCAGGGGGCTTCGTTGTGTGTGATGGCCCGTGAGGTGAGCTTTGCCGAACTGGTAGAAATTCGCGAGAAATGCCCGGACATCAAGCTCGAGGCCTTTGTCCACGGGGCCATGTGCATGACCTATTCCGGGCGCTGCTTGCTGTCCAATTTCCTCGCCGAACGCGGCGCCAATCAGGGCAACTGCGCGCAAAGTTGTCGCTGGAACTATAAAGTTCTGGCCCGCACCAAGGACGGACTCGATGTCGAAATCACACCGGACAACAAAGACGATTATGACTTCTTTCTGGAAGAGCAATACCGGCCCGGCGAACTGATGAAGATCGAAGAGGACGAGCGCGGTTCCTACATCATGAACGCCAAGGATTTGTGCCTGATGCCAAAGCTGGATGATTATCTGGCGCTCGGCATCGACTCACTTAAAATCGAAGGCCGCAACAAAAGCGAATACTACGCCGCCATGACGGCCAGGGCCTATCGGCACGCCATCGACGCCTGGTACGCCGACCCCAAAAGCTGGAAGCCCGACGTCTATCTTCGCGAGCTCTACACCCTGCAAAGCCGCGGTTACTCTCTGGGCTTTCATGAAGGACGCCTGACAAATCTTGCCCATAACTATGATCGCACCGATACGGTCGGCGGTTGGCTTTACGCCGGGGCGATCACCCAGTGGGACGGCGATGATATGATTTTCCTGATCCGCAATCCGCTGCGCGCCGGTTGCGTGCTTGAATTATTAAGCCCCGGTCGCATGGAACCGGTGCGCCTGCGTCTCTATGAATTTGAAAACGCCAAAACCGGTGAAGTCACCGAAAAGGTTGCGCCGGGGCAGGGGCGCTCGGTCCGCATTTCAGCCACTGTCTTCCATAACGAAGAGCAGGATGATTTAAAGACATTGCTGCCGGTCATGAGTGTTGCGCGCATGGAAACCGAACTGTCCGAAGACCGGCAGACGCTGCTCGAAGGTAACTTGATCAGTCTGGATATGGAAAGCGGCCTGCGCGACAACTCTGATGCACGCCCAACCGTCAAGGGCAAGGCCCACGCGGGCAAGGCCCCGACCCTGGGCCTGGATAGTTGCTGCGGGCT contains these protein-coding regions:
- a CDS encoding peptidase U32, encoding MTTTNGPHRAELLMPAGSLSKLKTAILYGADAVYAGTPDLSLRTQSAFTLEELTEGVRFAHSHGKRIYLTLNLFTHNRDIEKLPKFVETVRKVGPDGLIVSDPGVFHYLKENAPELELHVSTQANACSWLTVKSWQAQGASLCVMAREVSFAELVEIREKCPDIKLEAFVHGAMCMTYSGRCLLSNFLAERGANQGNCAQSCRWNYKVLARTKDGLDVEITPDNKDDYDFFLEEQYRPGELMKIEEDERGSYIMNAKDLCLMPKLDDYLALGIDSLKIEGRNKSEYYAAMTARAYRHAIDAWYADPKSWKPDVYLRELYTLQSRGYSLGFHEGRLTNLAHNYDRTDTVGGWLYAGAITQWDGDDMIFLIRNPLRAGCVLELLSPGRMEPVRLRLYEFENAKTGEVTEKVAPGQGRSVRISATVFHNEEQDDLKTLLPVMSVARMETELSEDRQTLLEGNLISLDMESGLRDNSDARPTVKGKAHAGKAPTLGLDSCCGLGCNGCLMFWNDPKYAKARETLKTRKIGEML